The following are from one region of the Streptomyces tuirus genome:
- a CDS encoding arsenate reductase ArsC, translating into MSSSAASRPSVLFVCVHNAGRSQMAAAFLAHLAGDRVQVRSAGSAPADTVNPAVVEAMKEVGIDISAETPKMLTGEAVQASDVVITMGCGDACPVFPGKRYLDWQLDDPAGQGVEAVRPIRDAIETRVRALISEVAPR; encoded by the coding sequence ATGAGCTCTTCCGCCGCGTCGCGTCCGTCGGTGCTGTTCGTCTGCGTCCACAACGCCGGCCGTTCCCAGATGGCCGCTGCCTTCCTCGCCCACCTCGCTGGCGACCGCGTCCAGGTCCGCTCTGCGGGCTCGGCTCCTGCGGACACCGTCAACCCGGCGGTCGTCGAGGCGATGAAGGAAGTCGGCATCGACATCTCGGCCGAGACCCCGAAGATGCTCACGGGGGAGGCCGTCCAGGCGTCCGACGTAGTCATCACCATGGGGTGCGGCGACGCCTGCCCCGTCTTCCCCGGCAAGCGGTACCTCGACTGGCAGCTCGACGACCCCGCGGGCCAGGGCGTTGAGGCCGTACGTCCAATCCGCGACGCGATCGAGACCCGGGTCCGGGCGCTGATCTCGGAAGTGGCACCCCGCTGA
- a CDS encoding transposase — MIADAASVRAKEGGALTGPNPVDRGTAGSKLHVLTDAQGLLVVVGVSAANVNDVQALRPLILGIPAVRSRRAALVGDVQTRFVRVSRAGGRGRRRRRRRP, encoded by the coding sequence GTGATCGCCGATGCCGCCTCGGTGCGCGCGAAAGAGGGGGGGGCGCTGACAGGGCCGAATCCAGTCGACCGAGGCACAGCGGGCAGCAAACTGCATGTTCTGACCGACGCACAGGGGCTGCTCGTGGTCGTCGGGGTGTCCGCCGCGAACGTCAACGACGTCCAAGCGCTGCGCCCACTCATCCTCGGAATCCCTGCCGTCCGCTCACGCCGCGCGGCCCTCGTCGGCGACGTCCAGACAAGGTTCGTGCGTGTATCCCGAGCTGGTGGTCGAGGTCGGCGTCGGCGTCGACGTCGCCCGTGA
- a CDS encoding helix-turn-helix transcriptional regulator, which yields MFVDPSKEVARPDVSAVAALDEPTRRRLYDHVVRQPEPVSRDEAAETLGLARQTAAFHLDRLADESLLDVVYERRSGRSGPGAGRPAKLYKRSAKQVTVSLPERHYELAGRLLAQALEESESTGEPVRSVLHKKAHGLGTQLAGPGQADVFAVLEANGFEPRSDGDAIVLGNCPFHALAREHTQTVCGMNLHLLRGLLNGLAESGLQARLAPSPGHCCVRLEPVSSTSVRSS from the coding sequence GTGTTCGTGGACCCCTCGAAGGAAGTAGCCCGCCCCGACGTCTCCGCCGTCGCCGCTCTCGACGAACCGACTCGCAGAAGGCTCTACGACCACGTCGTGCGCCAGCCGGAGCCGGTCAGCCGCGACGAAGCCGCCGAAACCCTTGGCCTTGCCCGGCAGACGGCGGCATTCCATCTGGACCGCCTGGCCGACGAATCGCTGCTCGACGTCGTCTACGAGCGACGAAGCGGCCGCTCCGGGCCCGGAGCAGGCCGGCCCGCCAAGCTCTACAAGCGCTCCGCCAAGCAGGTCACCGTCAGCCTCCCGGAGCGGCACTACGAACTGGCCGGACGTCTCCTCGCCCAGGCACTGGAGGAATCAGAATCCACAGGAGAACCAGTTCGGTCGGTTCTGCACAAGAAGGCCCACGGGCTGGGCACACAACTCGCCGGCCCAGGCCAGGCGGATGTGTTCGCCGTGCTGGAAGCCAATGGCTTCGAACCCCGTTCTGACGGTGATGCCATCGTCCTGGGCAACTGCCCCTTCCACGCGCTCGCACGCGAGCACACCCAGACAGTGTGCGGCATGAACCTCCACCTGCTCCGCGGCCTGCTGAACGGGCTCGCCGAAAGCGGCCTCCAGGCGCGCCTGGCGCCCAGCCCCGGTCACTGCTGCGTCCGTCTGGAGCCGGTCTCCTCCACCAGCGTGCGCTCATCCTGA
- a CDS encoding ArsR/SmtB family transcription factor, translating into MSKQELEVIGQDAACCPGLSAAPLDENQAADLAKVFKALGDPVRLRLMSMIASRGERGEVCVCELTPAFDLSQPTISHHLKLLRQAGLIDCERRGTWVYYWVLPGVLDKLAAFLTTTRPAGVTA; encoded by the coding sequence ATGTCGAAACAAGAGCTTGAGGTGATCGGCCAGGACGCCGCCTGCTGCCCGGGTCTGTCCGCCGCGCCCCTGGACGAGAACCAGGCCGCTGACCTGGCGAAAGTCTTCAAGGCGCTGGGCGACCCGGTCCGGCTGCGCCTGATGTCGATGATCGCCTCCCGTGGCGAGCGCGGGGAGGTGTGCGTGTGTGAGCTGACCCCGGCCTTCGACCTGTCCCAGCCGACGATCTCCCACCACCTCAAGCTGCTGCGCCAGGCCGGCCTGATCGACTGCGAGCGCCGTGGGACCTGGGTCTACTACTGGGTGTTGCCCGGTGTCCTGGACAAGCTCGCCGCGTTCCTGACCACCACCCGGCCCGCCGGAGTCACCGCGTGA
- a CDS encoding carbonic anhydrase — MADTKTPTPHDAFELLLAGNQRFLAGTPEHPHQDATRRAQIAPAQKPFAVLFGCSDSRLAAEIIFDQGLGDLFVVRTAGHVGGAEALGSIEYGVSVLDCPLVVVLGHDSCGAIAAACAAADGGQVPAGFVRDVVERVTPSVLAARAAGRHQPEEILAEHIERTVDLLLERSRVLADRVATGQTAVVGLSYRLADGSAQVVATRGIDAAAPAVS; from the coding sequence ATGGCCGACACCAAGACTCCGACACCCCATGACGCCTTCGAGCTGCTGCTGGCCGGCAACCAGCGCTTCCTTGCGGGCACCCCTGAGCACCCTCACCAGGACGCCACGCGTCGTGCGCAGATTGCACCTGCCCAGAAGCCCTTCGCTGTGCTGTTCGGGTGCTCCGACTCCCGGTTGGCCGCGGAGATCATCTTCGATCAAGGGCTGGGAGACCTGTTCGTCGTGCGGACCGCCGGGCATGTTGGCGGCGCGGAGGCGCTGGGCAGTATCGAATACGGCGTGAGCGTGCTGGACTGCCCGCTGGTTGTGGTGCTGGGCCATGACTCGTGCGGGGCCATTGCGGCCGCCTGCGCCGCCGCCGACGGTGGTCAGGTGCCCGCAGGATTCGTCCGGGACGTGGTCGAACGGGTGACTCCCAGCGTCCTCGCGGCCCGCGCCGCCGGGCGCCACCAGCCTGAGGAGATCCTCGCCGAGCACATCGAGCGGACCGTAGACCTGCTGCTGGAACGCTCCCGCGTCCTGGCCGATCGAGTCGCCACCGGCCAGACGGCTGTGGTGGGCCTGTCCTACCGCTTGGCCGACGGCAGTGCACAGGTCGTCGCGACCCGCGGTATCGACGCCGCAGCCCCCGCGGTCTCGTGA
- a CDS encoding MFS transporter gives MRWWSVANFVSNAGTWMQLTVQNLLVLEITGSAAATGLSMSVQAAPALLMSALGGAAVDRWPRKLTAAVSQALLGAIAFTTAVLVALDRLDMTSLMVLAAVTGVVATVDNPACALLGNDLVPAEDVPSAIGVGALVHQAGRLVGAALAGVAVGFLGTSVAYFANGVSFLFVASVIPFLRPAAGAVRQVAVDRKQRGTDMTVREGLRFFARRPRLMALAGVTGISAVFGRNYQLTLAVLVTGPLAGGAGSFGTVSTVLAAGGILGAVLAARLRRPTVRLVGALAAAGALLQVVAGLSPSVAILIVLVLPMAVVESVSDTAGTAVLQTDPPAHLRGRVLGVWGSIGTVWGLGGPPVLGLLMELAGARGALVTGGLLIAGAIGAGYLLRQRRATTPVMLRTEESDAAGQPALSTAA, from the coding sequence ATGCGCTGGTGGTCCGTCGCGAACTTCGTGTCGAACGCCGGTACGTGGATGCAACTCACGGTGCAGAACCTGCTGGTCCTCGAGATCACCGGGTCCGCCGCCGCGACGGGGCTGTCCATGTCCGTGCAGGCCGCCCCCGCCCTGCTGATGAGCGCCCTCGGCGGCGCGGCCGTCGACCGGTGGCCCCGCAAGCTGACGGCGGCCGTGAGCCAGGCGCTGCTCGGCGCGATCGCGTTCACGACGGCCGTCCTCGTGGCGCTGGACCGGCTCGACATGACCTCCCTGATGGTGCTGGCCGCCGTCACCGGCGTCGTCGCGACCGTCGACAACCCCGCGTGCGCGCTGCTGGGCAACGATCTCGTCCCGGCTGAGGACGTGCCCTCGGCCATCGGGGTCGGGGCGCTGGTGCACCAGGCGGGGCGGCTCGTGGGAGCGGCCCTCGCCGGTGTCGCGGTCGGATTCCTCGGCACGTCCGTGGCGTACTTCGCGAACGGGGTGTCGTTCCTGTTCGTGGCGTCGGTCATTCCGTTCCTACGTCCGGCGGCGGGGGCGGTGCGGCAGGTCGCCGTGGACCGGAAGCAGAGGGGCACCGACATGACCGTGCGTGAGGGGCTCCGGTTCTTCGCGCGGCGGCCGCGCCTGATGGCGCTGGCCGGTGTGACCGGGATCAGCGCGGTGTTCGGCCGCAACTACCAGCTCACCCTGGCCGTGCTCGTCACCGGGCCGCTCGCGGGCGGGGCCGGCTCGTTCGGCACGGTCTCGACCGTGCTCGCCGCCGGCGGCATCCTCGGCGCGGTCCTCGCCGCCCGGCTGCGCCGGCCGACCGTGCGGCTCGTGGGAGCACTCGCGGCGGCCGGGGCGCTGCTCCAGGTAGTGGCGGGGCTGTCACCCTCCGTTGCGATACTGATCGTGCTCGTGCTGCCGATGGCCGTGGTGGAGTCCGTCTCCGACACCGCCGGTACGGCCGTCCTGCAGACCGACCCGCCCGCGCATCTGCGGGGACGGGTGCTGGGCGTGTGGGGCAGCATCGGCACGGTGTGGGGCCTGGGCGGCCCGCCCGTCCTCGGTCTCCTCATGGAGCTGGCCGGAGCCCGCGGGGCCCTCGTCACCGGCGGCCTGCTCATCGCCGGCGCGATCGGTGCGGGCTACCTGCTCCGGCAGCGCCGGGCCACGACGCCGGTGATGCTCCGCACGGAGGAGAGCGACGCGGCGGGGCAGCCCGCCCTGAGCACCGCCGCCTGA
- a CDS encoding GNAT family N-acetyltransferase, with the protein MKITVRSAVGSDLPSLLALYSELNPDDAPLTQESADAIWASISSQRGRTVLVAEADGVVVGTADCMVLPNLTRGGRSILFVENVVVTDSCQRQGIGKQLMEAAMRLGESAGCYKVQLLAADDEYVHLFYESCGFKPLAQGFRRYIDQDQRSGVLV; encoded by the coding sequence ATGAAGATCACCGTGCGGTCAGCAGTCGGGTCGGACCTGCCATCACTGCTCGCTCTCTACAGTGAGTTGAACCCTGATGATGCACCCCTGACCCAGGAATCAGCCGATGCCATCTGGGCGAGCATCTCCAGCCAGCGGGGACGTACGGTGCTGGTCGCCGAGGCTGACGGGGTCGTTGTCGGTACCGCGGACTGCATGGTCCTGCCGAACCTCACCCGTGGCGGTCGGTCCATCCTCTTCGTGGAGAACGTCGTGGTCACCGACTCCTGTCAGCGCCAGGGCATAGGGAAGCAGCTGATGGAGGCTGCCATGCGCCTGGGCGAATCGGCTGGCTGCTACAAGGTGCAACTGCTGGCGGCCGATGACGAGTACGTCCACCTGTTCTATGAATCCTGCGGCTTCAAGCCCCTGGCCCAAGGCTTCCGACGCTACATCGATCAGGACCAACGCAGCGGTGTACTGGTCTGA
- the arsM gene encoding arsenite methyltransferase: MSEQTTTDLRETVRQRYAAAAVKVTEGGTACCGPEPVEVDDNFGSTLYAADERDALPAEAVAASLGCGNPTTVAELRTGERVLDLGSGGGIDVLLSARRVGPTGKAYGLDMTEEMLALALANAAKAGATNVEFLKGAIEAVPLPANTIDVVISNCVINLSTDKPAVFAETFRVLKPGGRIGVSDVVADDALTTDQRAERGDYVGCIAGALSFAEYRAGLETAGFTDIEINPTHQVADGMHSAIVRAVKPAEAVVGPGVTESADACCGVHACCTPTETSADPALRVTEAKNASGCGCQG, translated from the coding sequence ATGAGCGAGCAGACCACCACCGACCTGCGTGAAACAGTCCGCCAGCGGTACGCCGCGGCAGCCGTGAAGGTCACTGAGGGCGGCACCGCCTGCTGCGGGCCCGAGCCGGTCGAGGTCGACGACAACTTCGGCTCGACGCTGTACGCCGCCGATGAGCGCGACGCCCTGCCCGCCGAGGCTGTCGCCGCCTCCCTCGGCTGTGGCAACCCCACCACCGTCGCCGAACTCCGCACGGGTGAACGCGTCCTCGACCTCGGCTCGGGCGGCGGCATCGACGTCCTTCTCTCCGCCCGCCGCGTCGGCCCCACCGGCAAGGCGTACGGGCTCGACATGACCGAGGAGATGCTCGCCCTGGCCCTCGCCAACGCCGCGAAGGCCGGCGCGACGAACGTCGAGTTCCTCAAGGGCGCGATCGAGGCGGTCCCGCTGCCCGCGAACACCATCGACGTCGTGATCTCCAACTGCGTGATCAACCTGTCCACCGACAAGCCCGCCGTCTTCGCCGAGACCTTCCGCGTTCTCAAGCCCGGCGGCCGGATCGGCGTCTCCGACGTCGTCGCGGACGATGCCCTCACCACCGATCAGCGAGCCGAGCGCGGTGACTACGTCGGCTGCATCGCCGGCGCTCTGTCCTTCGCCGAATACCGCGCGGGGCTGGAAACGGCAGGGTTCACGGACATCGAGATCAACCCGACCCACCAGGTCGCCGACGGCATGCACTCCGCGATCGTCCGCGCCGTCAAGCCTGCGGAGGCAGTCGTCGGGCCCGGGGTGACGGAGTCGGCCGATGCCTGCTGTGGGGTGCACGCCTGCTGCACCCCGACGGAGACATCCGCCGACCCCGCCCTGCGTGTCACCGAGGCCAAGAACGCCTCCGGGTGCGGCTGCCAGGGCTGA
- a CDS encoding flavodoxin family protein: MRALVINCTLKPSPQPSNTEALAATVIEALQGHGVEVDVVRAVDLNLKPGVQSDMGEGDDWPDVHERLMGAQILVIASPTWLGRPSSVAQRVLERMDAMLSETDDQQRPVAYNRVAGVVVTGNEDGAHHVISEISGALVDIGYTIPGQAWTYWHLGPGPGPDYLDDDRGHDWSASTGRAMASNLVHTARALEQNPLPAPPS, encoded by the coding sequence ATGCGCGCTTTGGTGATCAACTGCACTCTCAAGCCGTCCCCGCAGCCGTCGAACACCGAGGCGCTGGCCGCCACGGTCATCGAGGCGCTGCAAGGCCACGGTGTGGAGGTGGACGTTGTACGGGCGGTCGACCTGAACCTGAAGCCCGGGGTGCAGAGCGACATGGGGGAGGGCGACGACTGGCCTGACGTGCACGAGAGGCTCATGGGGGCGCAGATCCTGGTGATCGCGTCTCCCACTTGGCTGGGCCGTCCTTCGTCCGTCGCTCAGCGCGTGCTGGAGCGGATGGACGCGATGCTCAGCGAGACCGACGATCAGCAGCGCCCGGTGGCCTACAACCGGGTGGCCGGTGTGGTGGTGACCGGCAACGAAGACGGTGCCCATCACGTCATCAGTGAGATCAGCGGCGCCCTCGTGGACATCGGCTACACCATCCCCGGCCAGGCGTGGACGTACTGGCATCTGGGCCCCGGCCCGGGGCCCGACTACCTTGACGACGACCGCGGCCACGACTGGTCGGCATCGACCGGCCGGGCCATGGCCTCCAACCTCGTCCACACCGCGCGGGCACTGGAGCAGAACCCGCTGCCGGCCCCGCCGTCCTGA
- a CDS encoding NACHT domain-containing protein, whose amino-acid sequence MLGEPGAGKTVLAVKFVLGAIDARRTGDPVPVLFALAGWDPRSVGLREWLAERLAAEYRPLAAVRGERTLAEELLDAGLILPVLDGFDELPAEAHPDALRLLNAELDERLPVLLTCRTAAWDSAVRGDADVLTAAEVVELRPLERAAVRDYLERTARSIGETAPGGEPATVWTAVLDAPSVPLAAVLTSPLMVTLARTVYGDGSRDPSELNDEVRFPTAEDIEKHLLDAFVPAAFADRASPWGPEAADRWLRRLARELPSHRRDDVGGTGAAGRTSATGGSSTTDVWRLAWWELPAAMPPALRVLGPAFLALLATATLLVPLAVFGGGVVANWDSTPSAVLNFAGIYVGMCFGMAKLMPATARTVQGPRQLVRMALVMTAAAGVVAVALGLLVPPLVSSRLGAVLTQRPAWFLNGCCFGLVLSMMFAVGGLPRRPLPLGLPWAYSPDGPRVVRALGGVVVLAGCVIYGCTTEVLPAATCVVTGLLFFLAGMRRGERAAEQYTSPAVVLRAFRKGLVRGFIACTLISVCAGTVVGCVTGAFAAYEIHSAGRPSNDDVIHGWQLRETDDGRRAVRSTRPERILLVRRTALANPFVVNDGARISYNDKLGEFTGKPWIQKKDDRWVVLWKGEPGTWRDKPVDAHNLVVALPHDVKVWLVRRPVRVILFDAVWPCLGFGMLVGTIGGCASGVYRALNTPSDTIRAAGPRNTLRTDRAATLGRSAFAALVSGAACVVLISVAGRGSTLGTMHTEVWLQVGTSTLALSAWGRMGAARIWLALTGRTPWRLMQFLAEAHRRGVLRQSGAHYEFRHVRLQQRLAATADADDLGARREPSPIP is encoded by the coding sequence GTGCTGGGCGAGCCGGGGGCGGGCAAGACCGTCCTCGCCGTCAAGTTCGTCCTCGGCGCGATCGACGCCCGGCGGACCGGCGACCCCGTCCCGGTGCTGTTCGCCCTGGCGGGCTGGGATCCCCGGTCCGTCGGTCTGCGCGAGTGGCTGGCCGAGCGGCTGGCCGCCGAGTACCGGCCGCTGGCGGCCGTGCGGGGCGAGCGCACGCTGGCCGAAGAACTACTGGACGCCGGACTCATCCTGCCGGTACTCGACGGTTTCGACGAACTGCCTGCGGAAGCGCACCCGGATGCGTTGCGCCTCTTGAACGCCGAACTCGACGAGCGGCTGCCCGTTCTGCTCACCTGCCGTACGGCCGCCTGGGACAGCGCAGTGCGCGGCGATGCTGACGTGCTGACGGCCGCCGAGGTCGTGGAACTGCGGCCGCTGGAGCGGGCTGCAGTGCGGGACTACCTGGAGCGCACGGCACGTTCGATCGGCGAGACCGCCCCGGGCGGAGAGCCTGCCACGGTCTGGACGGCCGTCCTTGATGCGCCCTCCGTCCCCTTGGCCGCCGTACTCACGTCGCCGCTGATGGTGACACTGGCGCGCACGGTCTACGGGGACGGCTCCCGCGATCCGTCCGAACTCAACGACGAGGTTCGCTTCCCCACGGCCGAGGACATCGAGAAGCATTTGCTGGATGCCTTCGTCCCGGCGGCCTTCGCCGACCGTGCGAGCCCCTGGGGTCCGGAGGCTGCCGACCGCTGGCTCCGTCGCCTCGCCCGCGAACTTCCGAGCCACCGCCGCGACGACGTGGGCGGCACCGGAGCGGCTGGCCGCACCAGTGCGACAGGCGGTTCGAGTACGACCGATGTCTGGCGACTGGCCTGGTGGGAGCTGCCCGCCGCGATGCCGCCCGCGCTGCGCGTGCTCGGCCCGGCGTTCCTGGCGCTGCTCGCCACCGCGACGCTGCTGGTCCCGCTGGCGGTGTTCGGCGGTGGCGTGGTCGCCAACTGGGACAGCACGCCGTCGGCGGTACTCAACTTCGCGGGCATCTACGTGGGCATGTGCTTCGGAATGGCCAAGCTGATGCCCGCCACGGCCCGGACTGTTCAGGGGCCACGGCAGTTGGTTCGCATGGCGCTGGTGATGACCGCTGCGGCTGGAGTCGTTGCGGTGGCTCTGGGCCTGCTCGTACCGCCGCTTGTCAGCTCGCGACTCGGCGCCGTACTCACCCAGCGGCCCGCCTGGTTCCTCAACGGGTGCTGTTTCGGCCTCGTCCTGTCGATGATGTTCGCCGTCGGCGGCTTGCCCCGGCGCCCCCTTCCGCTGGGCCTGCCGTGGGCGTACAGCCCGGACGGTCCACGGGTCGTGCGGGCGCTGGGCGGCGTGGTCGTCCTGGCCGGATGTGTGATCTACGGCTGTACCACGGAGGTGCTCCCAGCCGCGACCTGCGTGGTCACCGGACTGCTGTTCTTCCTCGCGGGGATGCGGCGCGGGGAACGGGCGGCCGAGCAGTACACAAGCCCGGCCGTCGTACTGCGCGCCTTCCGGAAGGGACTGGTGCGGGGCTTCATCGCCTGCACGCTCATCAGCGTCTGCGCCGGAACCGTCGTGGGCTGCGTCACCGGCGCCTTTGCTGCGTACGAGATCCACTCGGCCGGTCGGCCGTCGAACGACGACGTGATCCATGGATGGCAACTCCGGGAGACCGACGACGGCCGCCGTGCCGTCCGCTCGACGCGACCGGAAAGGATCCTTTTGGTACGGCGTACGGCGCTCGCCAATCCGTTCGTCGTGAACGACGGGGCCCGGATTTCGTACAACGACAAACTCGGCGAATTCACGGGGAAGCCGTGGATCCAGAAGAAGGACGATCGGTGGGTGGTCCTCTGGAAGGGCGAGCCCGGCACATGGCGGGACAAGCCCGTCGACGCCCACAACCTGGTCGTCGCCCTGCCGCACGACGTCAAGGTGTGGTTGGTACGCCGTCCAGTCCGGGTCATCCTTTTCGACGCCGTGTGGCCCTGCCTCGGCTTCGGCATGCTCGTCGGCACCATCGGCGGCTGCGCCTCCGGGGTCTACCGAGCCCTGAACACCCCCTCCGACACGATCCGCGCCGCCGGCCCGCGCAACACCCTGCGCACCGACCGCGCCGCCACCTTGGGACGCAGCGCGTTCGCGGCCCTCGTTTCGGGGGCGGCCTGTGTGGTGCTGATCTCGGTAGCGGGGCGCGGCAGCACGCTGGGCACGATGCACACCGAGGTATGGCTCCAGGTCGGCACCAGCACGCTCGCGCTGAGCGCCTGGGGACGGATGGGCGCGGCCCGGATCTGGCTGGCCCTGACCGGGCGGACGCCGTGGCGGCTCATGCAGTTCCTCGCTGAAGCCCACCGCCGTGGAGTGCTGCGGCAGTCCGGCGCGCACTACGAGTTCCGCCATGTGCGGCTCCAGCAGCGTCTCGCCGCCACCGCGGATGCCGATGACCTCGGGGCCCGCCGAGAGCCGTCCCCGATTCCGTGA
- a CDS encoding S41 family peptidase, with protein sequence MSDEARSYLSSALDLMEDNALRRGDVDWDEVRRTAFTEAGDAQRPSDTHQAITAALDKLGDGHSELFTPQRAQEMSGDEQVRQPVEGRALPGRVGYLSLPSARGSEKVLQQYVREGRDAVAKADRPNACGWVIDLRRNRGGNMWPMLAVVGPILGDGDVGSFVDADGKKTVWSIEKGSPRLDGDSTGWGTSPPVGGGSAPVAVLTSRSTASSGEAVTVAFRGRPDTRSFGEDTTGVPTGNARHRLSDGAILNLTEVKDADRTGRTYDSPIPPDQPVVDNPGRRGSRDPVLGTATEWLSEQPGCA encoded by the coding sequence ATGTCCGATGAGGCCCGGTCCTACCTGTCCAGCGCCTTGGACCTCATGGAGGACAACGCGCTTCGCCGCGGTGACGTCGACTGGGACGAGGTACGGCGAACGGCCTTCACCGAAGCCGGCGACGCGCAGCGTCCTTCCGATACACATCAGGCCATCACGGCAGCGCTGGACAAACTAGGAGACGGGCACAGCGAACTCTTCACCCCGCAAAGGGCGCAGGAGATGTCCGGGGACGAGCAGGTCCGCCAGCCTGTGGAAGGCCGGGCGCTGCCGGGCCGAGTGGGGTACCTGTCGCTGCCCTCAGCGCGGGGATCGGAGAAAGTCCTTCAGCAGTACGTGCGGGAAGGACGAGATGCCGTGGCGAAGGCTGATCGCCCGAACGCCTGCGGCTGGGTGATCGATCTCCGTCGCAACCGCGGTGGCAACATGTGGCCGATGCTCGCCGTCGTGGGGCCGATCCTCGGTGACGGCGACGTCGGATCATTCGTCGATGCGGACGGCAAGAAGACGGTGTGGTCCATCGAGAAGGGCAGCCCTCGTCTGGACGGTGATTCCACCGGCTGGGGAACAAGTCCTCCCGTGGGCGGCGGATCAGCCCCTGTTGCGGTGCTCACCAGCCGTTCCACTGCCAGTTCCGGGGAGGCGGTGACCGTGGCCTTCCGCGGACGCCCTGATACGCGCTCCTTCGGGGAGGACACCACAGGCGTCCCCACCGGCAACGCACGGCATCGACTGTCCGACGGGGCGATCCTCAACCTGACAGAGGTGAAGGACGCCGACCGCACGGGGCGTACATACGACAGCCCCATTCCGCCTGACCAGCCAGTCGTCGACAACCCCGGGCGCAGAGGAAGCAGGGACCCGGTCCTGGGCACGGCGACAGAATGGCTGTCCGAGCAGCCCGGCTGCGCGTAG
- a CDS encoding aquaporin: MNASLGHRVAAEAIGTGLLVAVVVGSGIQATELSHDVGVQLLANSLATVFGLGVLILLLGPVSGAYFNPVVTLAVWFTGRRDPDRLALRDVAAYVPAQIAGAIGGAVLAHAMFSKPLVKLASHDRSAGHLLLGEVVATAGLILLILGLNRIGRSALAPAAVASYIGAAYWFTSSTSFANPAVTIGRTFTDTFAGIAPASVAPFIAAQLLGAVLGLGAVAVVYGRRPAPVPDEAVVPLGEPEPAVS; the protein is encoded by the coding sequence GTGAACGCCTCCCTCGGCCACCGCGTCGCCGCCGAGGCGATCGGCACCGGACTGCTGGTGGCGGTGGTGGTGGGCTCCGGCATCCAGGCCACCGAGCTGTCGCACGACGTCGGTGTGCAGCTGCTCGCCAACTCCCTCGCCACGGTCTTCGGCCTGGGCGTGCTCATCCTCCTGCTCGGGCCCGTGTCCGGCGCGTACTTCAACCCGGTCGTCACGCTCGCCGTATGGTTCACCGGCCGTCGTGATCCGGACCGCCTGGCACTGCGGGACGTTGCCGCGTACGTGCCCGCCCAGATCGCCGGCGCGATCGGCGGTGCGGTCCTGGCCCACGCGATGTTCTCCAAGCCGCTGGTCAAGCTCGCGTCCCACGACCGATCCGCCGGTCACCTGTTGCTGGGCGAGGTTGTCGCGACGGCAGGGCTGATCCTTCTGATCCTCGGACTCAACCGGATCGGCCGCTCCGCGCTCGCCCCGGCCGCGGTGGCCTCCTACATCGGGGCCGCGTACTGGTTCACCTCCTCCACCTCCTTCGCGAACCCGGCGGTGACCATCGGCCGGACGTTCACCGACACCTTCGCCGGCATCGCCCCTGCCTCCGTCGCCCCGTTCATCGCGGCCCAACTGCTGGGAGCCGTGCTCGGGTTGGGGGCCGTCGCTGTGGTCTACGGCCGCCGCCCAGCTCCCGTCCCGGACGAGGCCGTCGTCCCGCTGGGCGAACCGGAACCCGCCGTCTCCTGA